From the genome of Desulfovibrio psychrotolerans, one region includes:
- a CDS encoding phage GP46 family protein, whose protein sequence is MGASEYTLEAPLERGLLAADGGLRRAIVISLFTDARAHDDDALPDGATGFGNRRGWWGDILPPAQAPEGAPWVTGSRLWLLSREKQTAETARRAQAYAAEALEWLITGGWATSVDVTAAWAADATGILVLTISITLADGTTVTETFRRPL, encoded by the coding sequence ATGGGAGCAAGCGAGTACACCCTTGAAGCGCCTCTGGAGCGGGGCCTGCTGGCTGCCGATGGCGGACTGCGCAGGGCCATCGTGATTAGCCTGTTCACGGACGCCCGTGCCCATGACGATGATGCGCTTCCGGACGGGGCGACCGGCTTCGGCAACCGCCGGGGCTGGTGGGGCGATATCCTGCCTCCCGCACAAGCCCCGGAGGGCGCGCCGTGGGTCACCGGCAGCAGGCTGTGGTTGCTCTCCCGTGAAAAGCAGACAGCGGAAACAGCGCGTCGTGCGCAGGCGTATGCCGCCGAGGCGCTGGAATGGCTGATCACGGGAGGCTGGGCAACCAGCGTTGATGTGACAGCCGCATGGGCAGCTGATGCCACAGGCATACTGGTTCTGACCATCTCCATTACACTGGCGGATGGCACAACCGTTACGGAAACATTCAGGAGGCCGTTGTGA
- a CDS encoding phage tail sheath subtilisin-like domain-containing protein, which yields MPISFAQIPVTIRTPGQYVEFDNSLANKGLVRDMVRVLLLGQPLSTGTAAPLVPVRVLSADHAVALFGRGSMLAAMASAFKNANEDSDLWAVPVVDNIAGQAATGTVTISGAAVKAGTLLLYVGGTKVQTSVAVGASASTVAADLADAVNALPDLPVTATASAAVVTITARHKGEAMNALDMRTTYWQGDAVPAGLTVTIAGMSGGSGNPDVGDALTALGDVQYHHMITPWTDTANLAALEAELEDRWSATRQIEGQAWAALSGTHAALSTIGSGRNSEVLSIMGAQKSPTPPWVWASVYGAVAAYQLGIDPARPLQTLELPGVLAPQEPDRFTRAERNLLLYDGISTFLVAVDGTVSIERAITTYQLNSYGLPDPSYLDAETLATLSVLRSTLRARISQKFPRHKLADDGTRFGAGQAIVTPSIIRAELIALARAWEERGWVEQVDAFKHLLVVERNADDPTRVDVVLPPDLVNQLRVFAALVQFRV from the coding sequence ATGCCCATCAGTTTTGCTCAGATACCGGTCACCATCCGCACCCCCGGCCAGTATGTGGAATTTGATAACTCGCTGGCCAACAAGGGGCTGGTGCGTGACATGGTCCGCGTGCTGTTGCTCGGACAGCCTCTGTCCACCGGCACGGCAGCACCGCTCGTTCCTGTCCGTGTTTTGTCCGCCGATCATGCCGTAGCGCTGTTCGGGCGCGGCAGCATGTTGGCCGCCATGGCCTCCGCATTCAAAAATGCCAACGAGGATTCCGACCTGTGGGCCGTTCCCGTGGTGGATAACATCGCCGGTCAGGCGGCAACAGGTACGGTCACCATCAGCGGTGCCGCCGTGAAGGCCGGAACACTGCTGCTCTATGTGGGCGGCACCAAGGTGCAGACATCTGTAGCCGTGGGTGCCAGCGCATCCACCGTGGCGGCTGATCTGGCCGATGCGGTCAATGCGTTGCCCGATCTGCCGGTAACGGCGACCGCATCTGCCGCCGTGGTCACCATCACCGCCCGCCATAAGGGCGAGGCCATGAATGCGCTGGATATGCGTACCACCTACTGGCAGGGCGATGCCGTTCCCGCAGGTCTCACCGTGACCATAGCGGGCATGAGCGGCGGTTCCGGCAACCCTGATGTGGGTGACGCGCTCACGGCACTCGGCGACGTGCAGTACCACCACATGATCACTCCGTGGACGGACACCGCCAACCTCGCCGCGCTGGAAGCGGAGCTGGAGGACCGCTGGTCCGCAACCCGTCAGATCGAAGGGCAGGCATGGGCGGCTCTGTCCGGTACGCACGCCGCGCTGTCTACTATAGGCAGCGGGCGCAATTCCGAAGTCCTGTCGATTATGGGGGCGCAGAAGAGCCCCACGCCGCCGTGGGTTTGGGCGTCTGTGTACGGTGCCGTTGCAGCGTACCAGTTGGGTATTGACCCGGCCCGGCCGCTGCAGACGCTGGAGCTGCCCGGCGTTCTGGCCCCGCAGGAACCGGATCGGTTCACCCGTGCCGAACGAAACCTGCTGCTGTACGACGGTATCAGCACCTTCCTTGTAGCCGTGGACGGTACCGTGTCCATCGAGCGGGCCATCACCACGTACCAGCTGAACAGCTACGGCCTGCCCGACCCCAGCTATCTGGATGCGGAAACGCTGGCGACTCTCTCGGTGCTGCGCAGTACGCTGCGGGCCCGCATCAGCCAGAAATTTCCCCGGCATAAACTGGCCGACGACGGCACCCGGTTCGGTGCCGGGCAGGCCATTGTAACCCCCAGCATCATCAGGGCCGAACTCATTGCTCTGGCGCGGGCGTGGGAAGAGCGCGGCTGGGTGGAGCAGGTGGATGCATTCAAGCATCTGCTGGTGGTGGAACGCAACGCGGATGACCCCACCCGCGTGGACGTCGTGCTGCCGCCCGATCTGGTCAACCAGCTGCGCGTCTTCGCGGCGCTGGTTCAGTTCCGCGTGTAA
- a CDS encoding phage virion morphogenesis protein: MAGGITFTIRPQGLDAIEARLGRLLAAGNDLRSAMDEIGSQVLQRTQRRFEEQQGPDGTDWPELSPVTVRKRGDTGPILRITGHLYGSLEYKAQPDAVEIGSNWPYARIHQLGAAQGSSGRTRRNGPIPWGDIPARPYLGLSDDDAADVQDIIFHYLAGAL, translated from the coding sequence ATGGCTGGCGGCATCACCTTTACCATACGGCCCCAAGGGCTGGATGCCATTGAAGCCCGGCTTGGCAGGCTGCTGGCGGCAGGAAACGATCTGCGGTCCGCCATGGACGAAATCGGCTCGCAGGTGTTGCAGCGCACCCAGCGCCGGTTTGAAGAACAGCAGGGACCGGACGGAACAGACTGGCCCGAACTGTCTCCGGTCACCGTCCGCAAACGCGGCGACACCGGCCCCATCCTGCGCATTACCGGACATCTGTATGGCAGCCTGGAATACAAGGCCCAACCGGACGCGGTGGAGATCGGCAGTAACTGGCCGTACGCCCGCATCCATCAGTTGGGAGCGGCGCAGGGCAGTTCCGGCCGCACCCGGCGCAACGGTCCCATTCCATGGGGCGACATTCCGGCGCGTCCGTATCTCGGTTTGTCGGATGATGACGCCGCAGACGTACAGGACATCATTTTCCATTACCTTGCAGGAGCGTTGTAA
- a CDS encoding phage tail tube protein, producing MQYLGRATIAYDGNTLDTQRSAKITLGGYARKPVQGSNSVGYAEEMVPATLECEVNVSKDTPVEAIRNITNATITFRADIGTTWMIREAFLEDVLELSEGEGGKMKVKFTGAPAEPV from the coding sequence ATGCAATACCTCGGTCGTGCGACAATCGCCTACGACGGCAACACGCTGGACACACAGAGATCCGCCAAGATCACTCTGGGCGGCTATGCCCGCAAACCCGTGCAGGGCAGCAACAGCGTCGGCTATGCCGAAGAAATGGTGCCCGCCACTCTCGAATGCGAGGTGAATGTGTCCAAGGACACGCCGGTGGAAGCCATCCGCAATATCACCAATGCCACCATCACCTTCCGGGCGGATATAGGCACCACGTGGATGATCCGCGAGGCCTTCCTGGAAGACGTGCTGGAGCTCAGCGAAGGCGAAGGCGGCAAAATGAAAGTAAAGTTTACCGGGGCTCCCGCGGAACCCGTTTAG
- a CDS encoding YmfQ family protein — translation MPNADQYLIQMQALLPLGDAWPRDPDAVLTLLLAGIAGDMARVDGRCTDLIEETDPRTTLELLSEWEAFAGLPDACTASVATSLGERRRSLWAALTQKDGLSLNYFQRLAERLGYSVTIIGRGRPFICGRSRCGHVLGGGHIERLVWRVTINGPRIQRFRCGSSRAGDRLTRIVRATDLECLLRRMNPAHLELVIAYQD, via the coding sequence ATGCCTAATGCAGACCAATACCTGATCCAGATGCAGGCCTTGCTGCCGCTTGGCGATGCCTGGCCGCGTGATCCCGATGCCGTGCTGACGTTGCTGCTGGCGGGCATCGCTGGTGACATGGCGCGTGTGGATGGCCGCTGCACGGACCTGATTGAGGAGACCGACCCCCGTACCACACTGGAACTGCTGAGCGAGTGGGAAGCATTCGCCGGGTTACCGGATGCCTGCACGGCATCCGTGGCCACGTCGCTGGGCGAACGTCGGCGCTCCCTGTGGGCGGCGCTGACGCAAAAGGACGGCCTCAGTCTCAACTATTTTCAGAGGCTGGCGGAACGGCTTGGCTATTCAGTGACCATCATCGGGCGCGGGCGTCCCTTCATCTGCGGACGATCCCGCTGCGGCCACGTGTTGGGCGGCGGGCACATCGAACGGCTGGTATGGCGCGTCACTATCAACGGCCCGCGTATCCAGCGTTTCCGGTGCGGATCATCCCGCGCCGGTGACAGACTGACCCGCATAGTGCGTGCCACGGATCTGGAATGCCTGCTCCGTCGCATGAATCCGGCGCATCTTGAACTTGTCATCGCCTATCAGGATTAA
- a CDS encoding phage baseplate assembly protein: protein MANENVVHLHVGTEIHEGWKDVSITLAIDRLSGQFDVSLTDSWIAHGQRERLKVTEGDACTVRIDGETVVTGYIDEVARDYDDASRRTSLRGRDKAGDLVDCSAPVQDWRDRTLAAIASDLCRPFGISVSARSAAASVTPFARFATNPGDTVAATLERMLRQRGLMAWSDGLGGLIIDTVTEDAPVATLQPGVNILSGQCTRSMADRYSAYTAMAHADGGADADDLEDADTITAPSGSATDPGVPRHRPLVLVAETQAGGPTLASRADHEAKTRAARAAQAVYSVPGWKNPSGALWRPRQTVTLQDDLLSLSGRWIITQVQFRQTDREGTVTELTVARAAAFAVLAEPEKATGARGWDEEDA from the coding sequence ATGGCAAATGAAAACGTGGTGCACCTGCATGTCGGCACGGAAATACACGAGGGCTGGAAGGATGTATCCATCACGCTGGCCATTGACCGCCTGTCCGGCCAGTTTGACGTCAGCCTGACAGACTCGTGGATTGCGCATGGCCAGCGTGAGCGTCTGAAAGTTACCGAAGGCGATGCCTGTACTGTGCGTATCGACGGGGAAACCGTTGTCACCGGCTACATAGACGAGGTGGCCCGCGATTATGATGATGCCAGCCGCCGAACCTCCCTGCGCGGCAGAGACAAGGCCGGTGACCTCGTGGACTGCAGTGCCCCGGTGCAGGACTGGCGGGACCGGACGCTGGCGGCCATAGCATCGGACCTGTGTCGGCCATTCGGCATTAGCGTCTCGGCCCGCAGCGCAGCCGCCTCCGTCACTCCCTTTGCCCGCTTTGCGACCAATCCCGGAGATACCGTGGCGGCCACGCTGGAACGCATGTTGCGCCAGCGGGGCCTCATGGCGTGGTCCGATGGGCTGGGCGGCCTGATCATCGATACCGTGACCGAAGACGCACCCGTGGCCACCTTGCAGCCGGGGGTGAACATACTCTCCGGTCAATGCACCCGTTCCATGGCGGACCGTTACTCGGCCTATACGGCCATGGCGCACGCTGATGGCGGTGCCGATGCAGACGATCTGGAAGATGCGGATACCATCACCGCTCCCAGCGGCAGCGCTACCGATCCGGGAGTTCCCCGTCACCGGCCGCTGGTGCTGGTGGCGGAGACGCAGGCTGGCGGTCCCACTCTGGCAAGCCGTGCAGACCATGAAGCCAAGACTCGGGCAGCCCGCGCGGCGCAGGCCGTATACAGCGTGCCGGGCTGGAAAAATCCGTCTGGAGCACTGTGGCGTCCCCGCCAGACCGTTACCCTGCAGGATGATCTGCTGTCTCTTTCGGGGCGCTGGATCATCACGCAGGTCCAGTTCAGACAGACGGATCGCGAAGGAACTGTGACGGAACTCACCGTGGCCCGCGCCGCCGCCTTTGCTGTACTGGCCGAGCCCGAAAAAGCCACCGGGGCTCGCGGCTGGGATGAGGAGGATGCGTGA
- a CDS encoding baseplate J/gp47 family protein, whose translation MSFKRPTLAALAERIESDIDTRMESSSARLPAADVAVTARAVGGTQHGLYGYLDYLSKQIIPDTADEAHLVRHANWWGVPRKAATAATGIITLTGLSGTVVPAGTLLQRTDGTEYQTSDEMAVTGGTAMVSIEAVNAGAAGNCAAGTTLRLSVTISGVQSAAIVGASGLTGGTEIETVEALRSRLRAYVQAPPKGGATNDYATWAKQVPGVTRAWTYPRYVGRGTVGLAFVCDAADSIIPDAAKVTEVQEYLSHPDRCPPGCEPLVFAPMAAPLVFQIRDLTPSSPSVRLAIEAALQAMVIAESEPGGTILISHVREVISTAAGEHDHVLLSPTTNVEHSAGIMAVYGGVDWGNDE comes from the coding sequence GTGAGTTTCAAACGCCCCACGCTTGCCGCACTGGCCGAGCGCATCGAAAGCGATATTGACACCCGCATGGAATCCTCCTCGGCCCGCCTGCCCGCAGCCGATGTGGCTGTGACGGCACGTGCCGTGGGCGGAACCCAGCACGGGTTATATGGCTATCTGGATTATCTGTCTAAACAGATCATTCCCGATACGGCGGATGAGGCTCACCTGGTGCGTCATGCCAACTGGTGGGGTGTGCCTCGCAAGGCCGCAACGGCAGCAACGGGTATCATCACCCTGACGGGCCTGTCCGGTACGGTTGTGCCTGCCGGTACACTGCTGCAGCGCACGGACGGCACGGAATATCAGACCTCGGACGAAATGGCCGTTACCGGCGGCACCGCCATGGTATCCATTGAAGCTGTCAACGCGGGCGCAGCGGGCAACTGCGCCGCAGGCACAACCCTGCGGCTGTCCGTCACCATTTCCGGTGTCCAGTCAGCTGCCATCGTGGGCGCATCCGGCCTGACCGGGGGAACCGAGATCGAAACCGTGGAAGCCCTGCGCAGCCGTCTGCGGGCCTATGTACAGGCCCCGCCCAAAGGTGGAGCTACCAATGACTATGCAACGTGGGCCAAGCAGGTTCCCGGTGTGACCAGAGCATGGACGTATCCCCGCTATGTTGGGCGTGGCACGGTGGGGTTGGCTTTTGTCTGCGATGCTGCTGACTCCATTATCCCGGACGCTGCTAAAGTGACCGAGGTGCAGGAGTATCTCAGTCACCCGGACCGTTGTCCTCCCGGTTGCGAACCCCTTGTCTTTGCCCCGATGGCCGCTCCGCTGGTCTTCCAAATCCGGGATCTGACACCCTCCAGCCCCAGTGTCCGACTGGCAATCGAAGCAGCGCTGCAGGCCATGGTCATAGCCGAGTCCGAACCCGGCGGCACCATCCTCATCAGCCATGTGCGCGAAGTTATCTCTACGGCCGCAGGGGAACATGACCACGTCCTGCTCAGTCCCACGACCAATGTGGAGCACTCCGCGGGCATCATGGCCGTCTATGGCGGCGTGGATTGGGGGAATGACGAATAA
- a CDS encoding phage tail assembly protein — MKDQNAERIEQAASGTPAQVSESSALPPVPVPLSRPFKVGDATYTQLTLREPFVEDQIVVDMPGSTQGQYELRLIAHLCGVPAEALRKLPSCDYAQLQRALHRFLSPHAAVSAEPRSNSAMSPDGAGGK, encoded by the coding sequence ATGAAGGACCAGAATGCAGAAAGGATAGAGCAGGCGGCATCCGGCACGCCGGCACAGGTCAGCGAGTCGAGCGCCCTGCCTCCCGTGCCCGTACCGCTTTCCCGCCCCTTCAAGGTGGGGGATGCGACCTACACACAACTGACCCTGCGCGAACCGTTCGTGGAGGATCAGATTGTCGTGGACATGCCCGGCTCTACGCAGGGACAGTACGAGTTGCGCCTTATCGCTCATCTGTGCGGTGTACCTGCTGAAGCCCTGCGTAAGCTGCCTTCGTGCGACTACGCGCAACTGCAGCGGGCTCTGCACCGTTTTCTCTCGCCCCACGCGGCAGTGTCCGCCGAGCCGCGCTCGAACTCGGCCATGTCGCCGGATGGGGCAGGCGGGAAATAG
- a CDS encoding DNA circularization protein: MAWRDNLRPASFRGIPFEVSSRQYAGGRRVATHEYPKRDEPSNEDMGRKARQLSVEAFQFGAEYLGSRNTLLGALEKPGPGEYVDPWGLSHTVVVRTFSASERLDMGGYVAWRIDFVEDAEGGHSSRTDTTALTARAADSAEVAYVDDFPERFSVAGPDILRTTALAAVEAWLDGARTTSWTTPAAQRSLLNIRRQAVSLLDAPHSLADGLLGVVSALMAGTSAKANGGVSRYAAATELAAMAPVRPTLTDTSAQDAVNQAALADLTSGLAVVQAARATAHMDFDVYEDAVEVRQQVAKALDMAMTTASDPLYEALHTLRTAVVRDITARGADLARLADLTPGATLPSLVIAYGYYGDASREADMLARNPTIIRHPGFVPGGRTLKVKRNGK, encoded by the coding sequence ATGGCATGGCGTGACAACCTGCGTCCGGCATCGTTCCGGGGCATCCCGTTTGAGGTGTCCAGCCGCCAGTATGCGGGCGGTCGGCGCGTGGCCACGCACGAGTATCCCAAACGGGATGAGCCGAGCAACGAGGATATGGGGCGCAAGGCCCGCCAGTTGTCTGTGGAGGCGTTCCAGTTCGGAGCGGAATACCTCGGTTCGCGCAACACCCTGCTGGGCGCGCTGGAAAAGCCGGGGCCCGGTGAATACGTGGACCCGTGGGGCCTCTCGCATACCGTGGTAGTGCGCACATTCAGCGCCTCGGAGCGTCTGGACATGGGCGGCTATGTGGCTTGGCGCATCGATTTTGTGGAGGATGCCGAAGGCGGACATTCCAGCCGTACTGATACCACGGCCCTGACAGCAAGGGCTGCGGACAGTGCCGAAGTCGCCTATGTGGACGACTTTCCGGAACGGTTCTCAGTGGCCGGGCCGGACATCCTGCGCACCACGGCGCTGGCAGCCGTTGAGGCATGGCTGGATGGTGCCCGGACAACCTCGTGGACGACTCCGGCGGCCCAGCGATCCTTGCTCAATATCCGCCGACAGGCGGTATCCTTGCTGGATGCTCCCCACTCGCTGGCTGATGGGTTGCTCGGGGTGGTTTCCGCACTCATGGCGGGGACCTCCGCAAAGGCCAACGGCGGCGTCAGCCGTTATGCAGCGGCAACCGAACTGGCTGCCATGGCTCCGGTTCGTCCTACTCTAACCGATACTTCCGCGCAGGATGCCGTCAACCAAGCGGCACTGGCGGACCTGACATCCGGATTGGCTGTGGTGCAGGCGGCGCGGGCCACGGCGCACATGGATTTCGATGTGTACGAGGATGCCGTGGAGGTGCGTCAGCAGGTGGCCAAGGCTCTGGATATGGCCATGACCACGGCATCGGACCCGCTGTACGAGGCACTGCACACCCTGCGTACCGCCGTAGTGCGGGACATAACGGCGCGGGGAGCGGACCTTGCCCGGCTGGCAGACCTTACGCCGGGGGCAACACTGCCGTCCCTCGTAATAGCCTACGGATACTACGGCGATGCATCTCGGGAAGCGGATATGCTGGCCCGCAACCCGACCATTATCCGCCATCCTGGGTTTGTGCCCGGAGGCAGAACGTTGAAGGTGAAACGTAATGGCAAATGA
- a CDS encoding phage baseplate assembly protein V produces the protein MNRDDFNRLCAPLVQRVRLMVARAVVRLVDSSRRVQALQAGLLAGETRDGLECFEHYGFTSNPLPGMEAAVMFVGGDRSSGIVVAIADRQFRLRGLESGEVALYTDEGDSLIFKRGRTVELTTVHARISAVEDITMETKRMIVSATESIDMATAQLTLTASAGATVSTPAFTSCGVGEGTSAALFQGTQHTTGNITTDADAVAGTVSLRGHVHDENDNGGPTDPPQGA, from the coding sequence ATGAACCGTGACGATTTTAACCGTCTGTGTGCGCCGCTGGTGCAGCGCGTGCGGCTCATGGTCGCGCGTGCCGTCGTCCGCCTTGTGGATTCCTCCCGGCGTGTTCAGGCGCTGCAGGCCGGTCTGCTGGCCGGGGAAACGCGGGATGGGCTGGAATGCTTCGAGCATTACGGCTTCACCTCCAACCCGCTGCCCGGCATGGAGGCCGCCGTCATGTTCGTCGGAGGCGACCGCTCTTCCGGCATAGTGGTGGCCATCGCGGACCGGCAGTTCCGGCTGCGCGGTCTCGAATCGGGAGAGGTGGCCCTGTATACCGACGAAGGAGACAGCCTGATCTTCAAACGGGGCCGGACCGTGGAACTGACCACAGTGCACGCGCGGATCAGCGCGGTCGAAGACATCACCATGGAGACGAAGCGGATGATTGTGTCCGCTACCGAAAGTATCGACATGGCCACGGCCCAGCTGACGCTCACTGCGTCCGCAGGGGCCACGGTCAGCACGCCTGCGTTCACATCGTGCGGCGTGGGGGAAGGGACTTCCGCCGCTCTGTTTCAGGGCACGCAGCACACCACGGGCAATATTACTACTGATGCGGATGCGGTTGCCGGGACGGTTAGCCTGCGTGGCCACGTACACGATGAAAACGACAACGGCGGGCCGACCGACCCGCCGCAGGGGGCGTAA
- a CDS encoding phage protein Gp37 — MIASVERAIITRLHAAASQNVLGYPLRAESYGGQLDSENELAKIANSLPRALVTCTGVGKATDRGSRYLEEATFAVLCVARSLRNERSTRHGGLAGEVGTYQMRHDIMTLLCGQTLGLRDDIQPLIPHGSRILFNGMLRSMAVSIVAVEFKTSWLVEPAADGSDASSMPGDAGAGITDFTLLDGSWDVPVPAIRDEVALHKE, encoded by the coding sequence ATGATCGCCTCCGTTGAACGCGCCATCATCACTCGTCTGCATGCAGCTGCAAGCCAGAACGTGCTGGGCTATCCGTTGCGTGCCGAAAGCTACGGCGGCCAGCTCGACAGCGAAAACGAGCTGGCCAAGATCGCAAACAGCCTGCCCCGTGCCCTCGTCACCTGCACGGGGGTTGGCAAAGCCACGGATAGGGGTTCCAGATATCTGGAGGAAGCAACCTTCGCGGTGCTGTGCGTGGCGCGGTCCCTGCGTAACGAGCGCTCAACCCGCCACGGGGGCCTTGCCGGTGAAGTGGGAACCTACCAGATGCGACATGACATCATGACCCTGCTGTGCGGCCAGACCCTTGGCCTGCGCGATGACATACAACCCCTCATCCCGCACGGCTCACGCATTCTGTTCAACGGCATGTTGCGTTCGATGGCCGTGTCCATTGTAGCCGTGGAGTTCAAAACGTCCTGGCTGGTGGAACCGGCTGCGGATGGTTCGGATGCGTCATCCATGCCCGGCGATGCCGGTGCAGGCATAACCGACTTTACCCTCCTCGACGGCAGTTGGGACGTTCCTGTCCCCGCCATCCGTGACGAGGTGGCATTGCACAAGGAGTGA
- a CDS encoding phage tail tape measure protein, giving the protein MLGSGQMALNIMIGAALAGGFRSSLGTAGSEMTRLSDRSLQLGASLGATDRQMRSLSGASDDLQGHMAQVGQAIGSLMLIRKTVTMAGDLQHSLAVTGITADMSAGQVAELRDRLRELAVPSATNQSVIDLERGFNKLVSAGMDAGKAQDSLYGIGRTASGTQADIGDLADTAYVLVETLGVAPTALTDELDRLAYAGNAGAFELKDMAKYFPMLGAGAKALKLQGSEAVSTLAASLQIAKRGAADPGEAANNMANFMRALSSPETLKNAKQAGINIKAIIRKAWAEGRNPLEDVLDAVKAKTGGDPFKIGQIFRDAQVQNFLKPVLADLEDLKTLKHQIMTESAGTVDSQYGIMMDQFNEKTKAFDNALSRLGDSIGRSFLAPLGAVMDVITPFIGFIADAAEASPVFTFTLIGLGAALTILPPAIMLVGTAWRIMSASFMATPIGAAIALIGLGAAYLIDHWEPVAAFFSSIWEPVRPYWDSFFGWIGALWDKMSPMFDTVGKWLGIGGDAPSVPEGDSAPANTGKAMPRMGASMDAASGSKQPLPRMGAGAEAAEAHGAQTTARATQAESAGSSRTLRHTIELVVRGLPAGSSVVTRSDSANVTINARTGPLMAGAN; this is encoded by the coding sequence GTGCTCGGTTCCGGCCAGATGGCGCTTAATATCATGATCGGGGCCGCTCTTGCAGGCGGCTTCCGGTCTTCCCTCGGCACAGCCGGGTCGGAGATGACCCGGCTCTCCGACCGATCCCTGCAGTTGGGGGCATCGCTGGGAGCTACAGATCGCCAAATGCGGAGCCTGAGCGGCGCATCGGACGACCTACAGGGGCACATGGCTCAAGTTGGTCAGGCTATAGGCTCACTCATGCTAATCCGCAAGACCGTGACTATGGCTGGCGATCTGCAACATAGCTTAGCGGTAACCGGCATAACGGCAGACATGTCCGCAGGGCAGGTAGCGGAGCTACGTGACCGTCTGCGGGAACTGGCCGTGCCGTCTGCAACGAACCAATCTGTGATCGACCTGGAGCGCGGTTTCAACAAGCTGGTCAGCGCGGGAATGGATGCGGGCAAGGCGCAGGATTCCTTGTATGGTATCGGGCGTACGGCTTCGGGTACGCAGGCGGATATAGGTGACTTGGCTGACACGGCCTACGTGCTGGTTGAGACACTGGGGGTCGCCCCCACGGCACTCACCGACGAACTGGACCGCCTGGCATATGCGGGAAATGCCGGAGCCTTTGAACTGAAGGACATGGCCAAGTATTTCCCCATGCTTGGTGCCGGAGCTAAAGCGCTGAAGCTGCAGGGGAGCGAAGCAGTCAGCACGCTGGCTGCATCACTCCAGATCGCCAAACGCGGCGCGGCAGATCCCGGTGAAGCCGCCAACAACATGGCCAACTTCATGCGGGCGTTGTCCTCACCGGAAACGCTGAAGAACGCCAAGCAGGCCGGGATCAACATCAAGGCCATCATCCGCAAGGCATGGGCCGAAGGCCGCAACCCGCTGGAAGATGTGTTGGACGCGGTCAAGGCCAAAACAGGCGGCGATCCTTTCAAAATTGGTCAGATATTCCGAGATGCGCAGGTGCAGAATTTTCTCAAGCCGGTGTTGGCTGACCTTGAGGATTTGAAGACGCTGAAGCACCAGATCATGACTGAAAGTGCGGGTACTGTGGACAGCCAGTACGGCATTATGATGGATCAGTTTAATGAGAAGACCAAGGCCTTCGACAACGCTTTGTCCCGGCTGGGTGATTCCATAGGCCGATCCTTCCTTGCCCCGCTCGGTGCCGTTATGGATGTGATTACCCCGTTCATCGGTTTTATTGCCGATGCAGCCGAAGCCTCGCCGGTATTTACGTTCACGCTGATCGGCCTCGGCGCGGCACTCACCATACTACCACCCGCCATCATGCTGGTCGGTACGGCCTGGCGCATTATGTCCGCGTCCTTCATGGCAACACCCATAGGTGCCGCCATCGCGCTCATCGGCCTCGGGGCGGCGTACCTTATAGATCATTGGGAACCTGTGGCCGCCTTCTTCAGCAGCATATGGGAGCCGGTGCGCCCCTATTGGGATAGTTTCTTCGGCTGGATCGGTGCGCTGTGGGACAAGATGAGCCCCATGTTCGACACCGTAGGCAAATGGCTGGGCATCGGAGGCGATGCACCGTCCGTTCCCGAGGGGGACTCAGCACCGGCCAATACGGGCAAGGCAATGCCTCGCATGGGTGCAAGCATGGACGCCGCTTCCGGCAGCAAGCAGCCGCTGCCCCGCATGGGGGCCGGTGCGGAGGCTGCCGAGGCACACGGCGCACAGACCACGGCCAGAGCCACGCAGGCCGAAAGTGCCGGATCGTCCAGAACCCTGCGCCATACCATCGAACTGGTGGTTCGCGGCCTGCCTGCCGGTTCCAGCGTCGTAACGCGGTCGGACAGTGCCAACGTGACTATCAACGCGCGCACCGGCCCGCTCATGGCCGGAGCAAATTAG
- a CDS encoding DUF2635 domain-containing protein has translation MPTEITIRPARPGDVVRDPESFKPLKTEGESKPCNIYWQRRLAAGDVVPVPAAGEAPATKTAKTAQPVQAGKE, from the coding sequence ATGCCCACCGAAATTACCATCAGGCCAGCCCGACCCGGCGATGTGGTACGCGACCCCGAGTCTTTCAAGCCGCTCAAGACGGAGGGAGAAAGCAAACCCTGTAACATCTACTGGCAGCGCCGTCTGGCTGCCGGTGACGTTGTCCCCGTGCCCGCCGCCGGAGAGGCCCCGGCCACCAAGACCGCCAAGACTGCACAGCCCGTGCAGGCTGGCAAGGAGTAA